The Methanobrevibacter sp. sequence CCAATAACCTATTTTTTTCATCGATTAAATCAAAAAATTTGCCATATCCCTTCTGTTTTTCGAGATTTGGAATATTGATTTTCATTTTTTTTAAATCTGCAACTTTAATAACTTTTAAAGCACCGCCTTCAAGAAAAATGTGTAATTTTTTGTGAAAAGATTCGCTACTGATTAAATGATAAATAAAAGAATGATCATATCCTTCATTTAATCGGATAACCGCAAAATACATTGGAATGAGAAATCCCTCTTCTTTTAATATGCTAACCGTATTTGGTTGTGAGAGGGAAATTAAAATATCTCCCTTTTTTGAAAAATATTTTTTATTAATGCTTTTAGAAATATTTTCATTGTAATAATCTAAAATGTTTTCATTGATAAACTTATTTTTAATAATCGGAATCTTATTTCCATTTAAATCAATGAATCTAGATATTTGCACTCCTGAAAATACATCAGCTATATCTTCTAGTTTTTTTACAATCATTATACAAAACCTTCATCTATAAGTTCACAGTCAAAAGCAGTGATTCTGTGAGTTTGTCCAGAACCTCCGGCTATGCGAGACCAACTATCTGAATACAATACATAATCACCATTTTCTATTGTTAAGAAATAATAAAATCCACCATACATACCTGGAACTGGAAAACTTTCTTGTGAAAAGAAATCAGTCTTCACAGATAATTCCTGATTGATATGAGGTAACTCTATTTTAAATTTTTCAATCAAATATCCTACTCTATGCATTATTACCTTGTGAAATCTCTTTTCTATCTCATTTAATTCATCAGATTGGTCTAAAACACCATCATTTTCAATGAATTCATCAAAGTATTCCCTGTTTAATACTTTTTCAAATTGAGGATAACAATCAACCCAATCTACCAATAAGTTTATAATATCTTCGGGAAAATCCTCATCCAATACAGTTTCTTCAGAAGTTACCCATTCCTCTACGCTCTTAAATTCCTTTGCAAAAAATTCACTATTTTGTTTATTGTATTCAAAATATTCTTTAATTTTTTCATCAGATATGCATTCGAATATGCGGGAGGGAATAATATCTTCTATTTTAAGAATTTCTTCTTGATGATCCTGAACATATTTTATATTAATAACATCCTTCATTTTAAATCATTTCACAATATTTATTCATAAGCAACAAATTAATTGTAATTAATTACTAATGACAAATAATTATTTATGGAACAACAATATATAAACTTTTTGATTTTTTTAGTAATTAATTATTAATGACAAATAAAATTAATAATTAAATCTTTCAAATAAGTCCATAATTTTAAATTTGATTGTGTTGACCTTATTTTTACGTTCTTTAAACTTCAATTTATCAATGAATGATTGTTTAATTAAATCATCATCAAGTTTACCGGAAAATTCAAAAAGTTCAAAGACCTCACGAGCAACACCCTCATTTAAATGTTCTTCATCAACAATTTCGCACATAGCTTGTTTTTTTTCATATCTCATAAAGTTATCAAATTCCTCACCAACATTTGTAACTTTACTATCAATGTTGCCTAATCTTTCATTAATGAATTTTTCGATTAGATCAATCTTACTGCGCAAATTCTCATGTTCTTTCATAATACTGATAATGCGATGTTTATCATGCTCAAAACTAGGACTATTCATATCCAAATCAGCTAATAAATTCAATATATAATCTACATTAATTTGATCAGTTCTAAGAAGTTCCAATTCAAAATCAATATCATCTAAAACAGATTCGCCGTCATTATCATGAGGTTTAAACTCATCATAAATATCTAAATAAGCACTTTTGAAATCATTGAATTCCTGTTCGTTAATTTTAACATCATCCCAAGTAAATTCCGTGAAGATATCTAATTTGTTTTTATTCCTAATTAAATCCCTAAATATTAATACAAAATTTTTCTTATCATTTTCACTTTGAAGATTCAATGATTCAGCAGCAGTTTCGACAAGTTTAAATAATCTTTCAAGGCCTTCATTAAACCATTTAACAAATGTTTCATATGGAGGTAAAATAATATGGTCCAGTGCATCAGGATTAGAGAATAATGTAATGGATTTATCAACATTATCCTTTAAATTGGTAAAGCAAACAATATTGCCCTGGGATTTACGTTTGTTAAAGATACGATTTGTTCGGGAAAATGCTTGAAGTAATCCATGATACTGTAAATTCTTATCCACATAAAGCGTATTTAAAAATTTACTATCGAATCCTGTTAAAAACATATCAACAACTAATAATAAATCAATTTCTCTGTTTTTCATTCTTTTAGAAACATCGGCATGATACTGTTTAAAATCATCACTGGTGAAATTTGTTTCAAACATATTATTGTAATCTTGAATATATTTATCCAATAAATCCTGAGAGTGTTCACTTTCGCTTAAATCTTCATTAGCTTTAAAAGTAAATATAGTGGCGATTTTTAAATCATGATCCTTCTTTTTAAACAAATCATAATATTTATGTATCACTCCGCCTCTAGAAACAGTAAACATTGCATTAAATTCCCTATTTCTAGTTTTACGGTCATAACTTTTAATAATATAATCCACAATTTGATTTAAACGATTATCCGATTCTAAGAATTCCTTAGTGTTGATCTTATTAACTTCTTTATCCGTTTGTGTACTTAATTTAGCGCCACCAAAGTAATCAACAGAAAAACCTAAAACATTATTATCAGCAATTGCATCTTTAATAACATATTCATGGAGTTTTTTACCAAAAATATCGCTTGTAGTTCTTGTTCCATCAGAATTATCGGCAAAAATAGGAGTACCTGTAAAACCAAATGACAGGGAATTTGTGAAAAAATCTGTAATTGTCCTATGCATTTCACCAAACTGACTTCTATGACACTCATCAAAAATTAAAATAATATTTTTATCTTTAATTTTTTGAAGTTTGGCTTTATCTCCTGCAGTTTTAACCGCTTTTGATAATTTTTGGATAGTTGTAGTTACTAATTTTCCCTTACCCTCAGTTGTTAAATTTTTAATTAGTGCACCAGTATGTTTTGTTGTATTAACACATCCATCACAGAAACTGTTAAATTCCTTATTTGTCTGTAAATCCAAATCACGCCTATCCACAACAAATATCACTTTATAGATGGATTTATTTTCTGCAAGCAATTGGCTTACCTTATATGAGGTAATTGTTTTTCCACTGCCTGTCGTGTGCCAGACATAACCGTTCTGTTTAATTTCCAGTGCTTGATGTATTACCTCTTCAACAGCATACATCTGATAAGCTCTTAAAACCATTAGTCTTTTTGTAGACTCATTTAAAACCACATATTTAGAAATCATCTTTGCAAGATTGCACTTCTCTAAAAATGTATCTGCAAAATCATCTAACGAACGGATATTATTATTCTTTTTGTCTTTCCAGAAAAAAGTAAACTCAAATTGAAGGTCTTTTTTTAATCCGTTAGCAAAATATTTTGTATTGATTCCATTACTTACAACAAATATCTGAATATAATTAAAAAGCCCTTTATATGAATGTAACTTATATCTCGTAATTTGATCAAATGCTTCTTTTAAAGGCATACCTCTTCTTTTAAGTTCAATTTGAACTAATGGCAACCCATTAATCAATACAGTTACATCATATCTATTTTTATGTTTGCATTCCATTGTAATTTGATTAGAAACCTGAAAAATATTTTTACACCAATCCTTCTGGTTTAAAAATTTAATATAAAAAGGATCGTCTTTTCTGTCAATAAAATAATAGTCCCTTAGTTTTTTTGCTTTATCAAAAATCGAACCTTGATCCAAATATATTAAGATCTTGTCAAATTCCTCATCAGTCAATTTGCAATCATTTAACTTATTTAATTGAATTCTGAAATTTTCCAATAATTCATCTTCATTTTTAATTTTAACAAATTCATATCCGTTTTCAGATAATCGCTTAATCAGATTATTCTCCAATACTGCTTCACTTTGAGTTGACATACAAAATACCTTTAAAACAAATCACTAATCAAAAATTACAACATTAAATCAATATTGCATTAGTAATAATTTTATAACAAGTAATATATTAAGTTAAAGGAAAAAAGAATAAATGACATTGAGTTTTTAAAAAATATTCGAAATAAACAATAAGAGAAAAATACACTACCTGCTAATAAATCAAATATTAAAGTAAAAAAAAAAAGAAAAGAAACAAGTCTTTTCTTATGGTCTTAAACCGGATCCGCCTTGAAGGGTGATTGTCTCACCGGAAATATAGCTTGCAGCATCAGAAGCAAGGAATAGACAGGTTCCACCAATATCCCCTTCAGCATCACCGAATCTTTGTAGCGGAATGCCCTGAATGGTTTTTTCATAAATTTCAGGATATTCTTCTCTCCACTGTTCTAGCTGTGCAGTCATTACAAGAGGACATACAACATTGATATTGATGCCGTCCTGACCCCATTCTGTTGCTGCTACTCTGGACAATCCTCTGATTCCTTCTTTTGCAGCTGCATATGATGATTGTCCGTCTCTTCCGAACAATCCTGCACCGGATGCGAAGTTGATTACAGAACCTTTTGATTCTTTAAGATACGGATGGGCGTATTTCATGAAATTGAATACTGCATATAATCCGGAGTTGATGGCCAAATCGAAATCTTCTTTGGAATGCTCCACAAGTTTTAATCCTGACTTGGAAGCCTGTGCATTGTTAATCAGTACATCGATTCTTCCGAATTCATCAGCGATTTTCTCGATTGCATCTTTTACTTGGTCTTCATATCCTCCATCAGCAACAATCGCAAGAACTTTTATGCCATATTCATTTTCAAGTTCTTCCTTCGCTTTTTGGAGTGTTGATTCTGTTCTGCCGGTGATTACCAGATTTGATCCTGCTTTTGCAAATGCGCTAGCTATTCCGAATCCTATTCCTTTTCCACCGCCAGTTACTATTGTTACTTTTCCGCTCATATCAAAACTCACGATTTCACCTTCATATATTTATAATGATTTATAATATACTGATTCTTTTATATATAATTTTCTTATTTAATTCCCCCATAATCTGATTAGACAAGCTATTTTCATAAATAACTAATGTTATAATTTTTTTAAGGTCAATAACAAATTTTAATCCAATGGTTTAAAATTTAAAACACAAAAAATCTAAATGAATTTCAGCAATTTTCACTAAAAACTGTCCAGTAATGGAAAAAGTGAAATTATTTTTGTGGCGATAGAATAATTTATTTTAAAAACCATGCATGTTTAATTAAAATTATAAATGGTAAAAATAATTTACACGAATCTGGTGAACTTATTTACCAGCATGCCAGCCAGCAGTGATTTATTTAAGACACGGCGTTTAAAGAAATCCTCCCGGCAGTTCAACTAAAACCGGATTAAAATAAAGAAAATCTTAAAAGCGCAACAGAAAAGCAGTCCAAAAACAGCAGTTATGAATCTGAATGCGTTTAAGACACTAAAAAAATTAAATATTTTGTTTTAAAATGTATCCCAGATATACTCCAAGGTAGGATGAAACCGGAATCAGCAAAACAAATAATACCAACTTAAAAACAAAGCTCAAGTCAACTGAGGGAGAAAATCCCGGAGATGCAGGCTGATATGCCGGAGAATAGGAATTGCCTGACATGCCTGATGAGAAAATTGAACTTAAAGCTGAGAGTATTCCCATCAGGAATGTGAATATCAATCCAATTCCACATAAAACAACTGCAAACATGCTTCCAAGATACATTGAAATGTTTGGAACAATATATGTCTCATCCCTACATCCGAAGTATCCGACAAAAACTCCTCCGAAGAATACTGAAAATACAACAGTCAGTAAAAGATATGTCATAAGGTCGATTGAACCGTTAGCCATAAATGATGACCAAAGTATTGCGCCGATAAATAAAAAGATCCCGAATATTATAAATGAAAATACGATAACAGGAAAGCTTGTTTTTTCACAGATATTATCGAAAAATCCTTTTGAGCTGTTTTTCATAGGAATAAATTTATCAGATAGTTTGTGTCCGCATTCAGTACAGAATTCAATATCCTCATCACCAATCTCATTTCCGCATTTTGGACAGTTTTTAATAGTCATTAATAACACCTTGTTATTAATTTAGTGTAAAAGGAATAAATAAATTTCGTAAAAAAAAAGTTGGGAATTAAATCCCGTTTATAAAGGATTTAATCCAGTCGAAAAGTCCGTCAAGTGAAAATCCGCCGGTTGAGTTATCGCCTAAAATCTCATTCAGCTGATTTTTATATTGGTTTACATCACCTTGGACGTTTTGTACCTGTTCTATTGAATCGGCCAGGTTTTCTATATCATTATTTGTTATGTTAATGTTGTTGTTTTCAACATAATTGTTGATTATATTTACAATTGTGTTGTGGTCTGTAATATTGCCTTTGGATACTTCGTCCTTTACCTGGCTTACCAGACTGGCCAATTCGTCTCCACTTACACCGGAATTATTAATAATTTCAGCTTGTGTGTAAATTTCGTCGTTTGCTGCCTCTTTTACATTATATGGAATTACAACATCAGTTACATCTTCATATGAATTCATAATTCCTGCAAGAGCAGATTCTCCGGTTGACTGAACCGGACTGGTTACGTATACATGTCCGTTTGTTATTCCAGCTGATTTTAAAGCTGAAAGGTACATTTCACCAGTTATTGTGGTGATTTTTGATTTGTCAACACTTACCGCCAAATCACTGTTGACGCTTAAGTCCACAAGTGCCGAGGACAATATCTGGTTTGAGTTGTAATATTTGCCTGTTATGCCGCTTGACACCTGATTTACCTGATCAGCAGTGATTGTTTTTATACCAACATCATTATCAATATCAACGTTTGCTTGTTTTACAAAGAAGTTATCAACAAATGCCTTATAATTCGAATTTGAATAAGTTGTCTCACCATAAGTTATTACTATATTGGGCTCTGTTGCAAATCCGGTTGGAATTAGCATTCCGATGAGAACCAGGCCCAATAACAGCACAGTAATCTTACGCATAATTTATCACCTCTTATAAATTCTTATTAAAGATTATCATAAGTAGTATTTAAATGTTATAGTTTTTTTTTAAAAATCAATATTTAATATAAAAATCAAACATTAATAGCAAGGAGTTGTTATTATGAAGAGCAGCATATCTGAAGAACTAGAAATGAAATTTCCGCCAATCGTTCTGATTAAAAGTGACGCCAAACCGGAAGATGCAGTATCTCCAAAATCCGGTAAAGGAGGTTGTGCAATGAGTTTTATTGCTCAGACAATTGCCAAACGTAAAACAACTTGTTTCGGCCGTGAAAATGTTACTTGCGGAGGAGTATCAGCAGGTTTTGGTTGGGGAGACGGATTTATAGATGAAGATGCAATTGATTTTCAGGCATCATTCTTATCCTGCGGAGCTGAATCCGCACCTGACAGAGAGGAATATATTGAAAAGATAAGCGGCATGGCAAAACCGACACGTGAAATGTTTGAGCATGGAGAGCGGATATATACTGATTTTGAAACTGCAAAGAAAGGCATAAAAGCAAGGCCTGTTTATGACAGCGAAGATTATGTGATTTTTAAAGGACTGGAAAATCTAAAAGAGGGAGAAATACCTGATTCAGTTATATTTACAGCAAATCCTATTGAACTAACTGCATTAGTTCAAATAAACACTTCATTTAGACTCAAGGACACATATCTTTTGACTCCACAGGCATCAGGATGTCAGGCTATCGGATGCTTTACCTTTAGAGAAAATGAAAGCGACAATCCGAAACCTGTTTTAAGTCCGATTGACTTTGCAGGAAGAAGCAAGATGAAACACTTCATTCCAAATGATTATTTGATGCTTTCCATGCCCTGGAAACTATTCCTAAAGTTAGAAGAGGCAAGTGAGAAAAGTGTTCTTCAAACTGGAATGTGGAAAAGGTTTACACAGCAAGATTGAAATTTCAGGATTTTTTAAAACCGGATGATGTTTATATGTTCACCCCATCAGGACAGGCTTATTAATCCATACACTGCATATAACATTATCCTCCTGTTTTTCATGAGAAATGCATGATTGCATCATGAAGTGAGAGAATGTCAACAATAATCAGTTATGTGACCTATCGGCAGATAATCCTGCAGCCATTCCGCTATTCCCATATGAAATATCCTCACAGATTTTAAAAAATAAACTCCCAATTATAGCGCCTATGGATTTAAAAATGAAAACATCTCCTATTTTAAATTTTTCAAAAGCAGTTTATCCATAGCCATTCACTTTTAAACAAAAATCAGCACACCTCTAAAACGTTTATAAACATTGAAACTCTTAATATTATACGATGAAAAAACTAATAGCTCCAATAAAAAATAGAATCGGACAGGTCTTTGCGATATTTTTATTTTTGCTTGTTCAGGTGTACTGTGACTTGACATTGCCCCAATATACTGCAGATATTGTGGATATAGGTATTCAAAACGCTGATTTGCAGTTTATTGTAAATATCGGAGCAATCATGCTTTTGATGGTTGCGGCATCTGCTCTTGCAACAGTTGGAGTGTCTTATTTTTCAAGCAGGGTATCATCCGGCTATGCCAAGGATTTAAGAAAAACTGTTTACGGGAAAGTTTTAAAATTCTCAAATCATGAGCTTAATGAAATTTCAAGGTCTTCTTTAATTACCAGGTCAACAAACGACATAAACCAGCTCCAGAGCGTCCTTGGAATGATTTTTACAACAATATTGTTCGCACCTCTTCTGGGAATTGGAAGTATAATAAAAGCCTTTGAACTTAAAACAAACCTTTCATGGATTATTTTTGTCACATTTATTGCAGTCGTGCTTCTTTTAATTATTGTTATTGTAAGGGTGCTTCCTTACTTTAAAGTAATTCAGGAAATTATTGATAGAATCAATAAAACATCAAGAGAAATTTTAATTGGAATTCCTGTAATTAAGGCATTTGTAAGACAGGATTTTGAAGAAGAAAAATTCAGGAAAATAAATAAAGAGTTTTACGACGTCAATATCTACGTTTTCAGAAATATGCTTATCATGCTTCCATTGATGACGCTGATTATGAATTTGATGATTGTCCTAATCCTATATTTCGGAGCCTATGATGCATTAAAGGGATCTGTTCTGACAGGAGACATTATTGCGTTTATCCAATATTCAACCCAGGTTGTAACTTCATTTTTAATGATCGGCGCATTTTTCATTATCCTTCCAAGAATACTTGTTTCCGGAAGACGTGTAAATGAAGTGTTAAACACCGAATTAACAATAACAGACGGCGAACTTGCAGACATTTCAAACAATGCAACAATCGAGTTTAAAAATGTTTCATACAGCTATCCAAACAGTGAAAAAGAAACCCTTAAAGACATTAATTTTTCACTGAAACCCGGAAAAACCACTGCAATCATTGGTGGAACCGGAAGCGGAAAATCAACAATCCTCAATTTGATTCCCCGCCTTCAGGACCCGAGCTCCGGCGAAATCTTAATCGATGGTGAAAATATTAAAAACTTGAAATTAAAAAGTTTAAGGGATAAAATCAGTTTTACACCTCAAAAAGCATTGCTGTTCCAGGGAGACATTAAATCAAACATGCTGATTGGAAAAAGCGATGCTACAGATGAAGAAATCGAAAATGCTCTCAGCCAGGCCCAGGTCGATTTTGTATCTGACCTTAAAGATGAGGTGGCTCAAGGAGGATCCAACTTTTCAGGGGGTCAAAAGCAACGCCTATCAATCGCAAGAGCTCTTATTGACAAACATGATTTTTACATTTTTGACGATTGTTTCTCAGCGCTTGACATGAATACAGAACGGAAAATAAAGAATAATCTGAAAAATTTAAAGGAATCCGCTATTCTGATTGTATCCCAGAGGATTTCAACCATTATGGATGCTGATGAGATACTTGTAATTGATAATGGAGAGATTGTTGAGAGAGGAACACATCAAACCTTGGCTGAAAGCTGTGAAATCTATAAAGAAATCGTCAATACTCAAATCGACAGCATGGAGGGGATTTTATGAGTCCAAGACCAATCAGAAGAAGACCTCCCGAAAAAGCCGCCGATAATAAAAAAGCCATTGAAAATATACTCACTATCTTAAAAGACCATAAATTTAAATTGTCCCTAACAGTTATCTGCGCGGTAATTTCAACATTATTTACAATTGTAGCCCCTCTGCTTATAGGCAGAGCCACAACAACAATTTTTGATGGAATAAACAGTATCGCCCAGCACACAGGAACAATTGACTTCGCCGTCTTGTTTAATCTTTTAACAATGGTTGTCATACTATATGTCATCAGTTCCATATTTTCATACCTTCAAAGCTTCTTTTTAATTAAAGTCTCTACAAAAATAAGTTATGACTTAAGGGAAAGGATGGTTGACAAGATTCTGCACCTGCCGATGGAAAGTGTTGATGAAAATAAAAGAGGAGACATATTATCAAGAATTACAAATGATGTTGACTCGCTCCAGCACGGAATCACACAGTCATTTATACAGCTAACTACTGCTGTGATTACCCTTATCGGAGTGTTTGTCATGATGCTGAGCATAAACATCTGGATGACACTAACAACAGTCATTCTTATTCCAATTGCGTTTTTAATAATCAGATTTATTACAAAATATTCTCAAGGTTACTTCCTAAAGCAATTAGTCTTTAAAGGATCTCTAAATGCTCAAATTGAAGAAAGCTTTACAGGCCATGACATTATCCGTGCGTTCAACCAGGAGGACATGTCCATGGAGAAATTTGAAAGGGATAATGAAAACTGGTATGAACAGGAATGGAAATCACAGTTTTACTCAAGCCTGAACGGACCTTTAATGAACTTCATTTCAAACTTCACCTATGTCATAGTCGCGGTTTTAGGTGCCGTATTTGTTCTTCAAAAAGCAATAGCAGTGGGAGACATACTTGCATTTTTCCAGTACACACAAAGCTTTACAAGACCTATACAGCAGATTACAAAAGTCATGAACCAGATACAAACCGCAATGGCTGCAAGCGAACGTATTTTTGAGTTTTTAGATTATGACGATGAGGAAAACACATCAGATAAAAAGCTGGGAGAAATAAAAGAGGGAATTGCCTTTGAAAATGTGAGTTTCAGCTACAGTCCTGATGAAAAGATAATCAAGGACCTGTCCTTTGATGTTAAAAAGGGTCAGAAAATAGCTATTGTTGGCGAAACAGGAGCGGGAAAAACAACAATTGTCAAACTGCTTATGAGATTTTATGAAATCGATTCGGGAAAAATAAAAATCGACGGCGTTGATATTGAAGAATACGACAAGAATTCCCTCAGGTCCCACATAGGAATGGTCCTGCAGGATTCATGGCTATTTTCAGCCAGCATCAAAAGCAACATACGTTATGGAAACTTAGATGTTAGTGATGAAGATTTAATTGATGCTTCAAAACAGGTCTATGTGGACAATTTTGTAAAACAGCTGCCGAATGGTTATAAAACCGTTTTAAATGAAGATTCA is a genomic window containing:
- a CDS encoding zinc ribbon domain-containing protein, which encodes MTIKNCPKCGNEIGDEDIEFCTECGHKLSDKFIPMKNSSKGFFDNICEKTSFPVIVFSFIIFGIFLFIGAILWSSFMANGSIDLMTYLLLTVVFSVFFGGVFVGYFGCRDETYIVPNISMYLGSMFAVVLCGIGLIFTFLMGILSALSSIFSSGMSGNSYSPAYQPASPGFSPSVDLSFVFKLVLFVLLIPVSSYLGVYLGYILKQNI
- a CDS encoding DUF169 domain-containing protein — translated: MKSSISEELEMKFPPIVLIKSDAKPEDAVSPKSGKGGCAMSFIAQTIAKRKTTCFGRENVTCGGVSAGFGWGDGFIDEDAIDFQASFLSCGAESAPDREEYIEKISGMAKPTREMFEHGERIYTDFETAKKGIKARPVYDSEDYVIFKGLENLKEGEIPDSVIFTANPIELTALVQINTSFRLKDTYLLTPQASGCQAIGCFTFRENESDNPKPVLSPIDFAGRSKMKHFIPNDYLMLSMPWKLFLKLEEASEKSVLQTGMWKRFTQQD
- a CDS encoding ABC transporter ATP-binding protein; its protein translation is MSPRPIRRRPPEKAADNKKAIENILTILKDHKFKLSLTVICAVISTLFTIVAPLLIGRATTTIFDGINSIAQHTGTIDFAVLFNLLTMVVILYVISSIFSYLQSFFLIKVSTKISYDLRERMVDKILHLPMESVDENKRGDILSRITNDVDSLQHGITQSFIQLTTAVITLIGVFVMMLSINIWMTLTTVILIPIAFLIIRFITKYSQGYFLKQLVFKGSLNAQIEESFTGHDIIRAFNQEDMSMEKFERDNENWYEQEWKSQFYSSLNGPLMNFISNFTYVIVAVLGAVFVLQKAIAVGDILAFFQYTQSFTRPIQQITKVMNQIQTAMAASERIFEFLDYDDEENTSDKKLGEIKEGIAFENVSFSYSPDEKIIKDLSFDVKKGQKIAIVGETGAGKTTIVKLLMRFYEIDSGKIKIDGVDIEEYDKNSLRSHIGMVLQDSWLFSASIKSNIRYGNLDVSDEDLIDASKQVYVDNFVKQLPNGYKTVLNEDSDNISHGQKQLLTIARTILSSKEVLILDEATSSVDTRTEKLIQKAMDKLMENKTSLIIAHRLSTIRNADKIIVIEDGEIIEEGTHEELLELKGYYYNTLNTQAKENIH
- a CDS encoding ABC transporter ATP-binding protein encodes the protein MKKLIAPIKNRIGQVFAIFLFLLVQVYCDLTLPQYTADIVDIGIQNADLQFIVNIGAIMLLMVAASALATVGVSYFSSRVSSGYAKDLRKTVYGKVLKFSNHELNEISRSSLITRSTNDINQLQSVLGMIFTTILFAPLLGIGSIIKAFELKTNLSWIIFVTFIAVVLLLIIVIVRVLPYFKVIQEIIDRINKTSREILIGIPVIKAFVRQDFEEEKFRKINKEFYDVNIYVFRNMLIMLPLMTLIMNLMIVLILYFGAYDALKGSVLTGDIIAFIQYSTQVVTSFLMIGAFFIILPRILVSGRRVNEVLNTELTITDGELADISNNATIEFKNVSYSYPNSEKETLKDINFSLKPGKTTAIIGGTGSGKSTILNLIPRLQDPSSGEILIDGENIKNLKLKSLRDKISFTPQKALLFQGDIKSNMLIGKSDATDEEIENALSQAQVDFVSDLKDEVAQGGSNFSGGQKQRLSIARALIDKHDFYIFDDCFSALDMNTERKIKNNLKNLKESAILIVSQRISTIMDADEILVIDNGEIVERGTHQTLAESCEIYKEIVNTQIDSMEGIL
- a CDS encoding SDR family NAD(P)-dependent oxidoreductase; translation: MSFDMSGKVTIVTGGGKGIGFGIASAFAKAGSNLVITGRTESTLQKAKEELENEYGIKVLAIVADGGYEDQVKDAIEKIADEFGRIDVLINNAQASKSGLKLVEHSKEDFDLAINSGLYAVFNFMKYAHPYLKESKGSVINFASGAGLFGRDGQSSYAAAKEGIRGLSRVAATEWGQDGININVVCPLVMTAQLEQWREEYPEIYEKTIQGIPLQRFGDAEGDIGGTCLFLASDAASYISGETITLQGGSGLRP
- a CDS encoding type I restriction endonuclease subunit R, with translation MSTQSEAVLENNLIKRLSENGYEFVKIKNEDELLENFRIQLNKLNDCKLTDEEFDKILIYLDQGSIFDKAKKLRDYYFIDRKDDPFYIKFLNQKDWCKNIFQVSNQITMECKHKNRYDVTVLINGLPLVQIELKRRGMPLKEAFDQITRYKLHSYKGLFNYIQIFVVSNGINTKYFANGLKKDLQFEFTFFWKDKKNNNIRSLDDFADTFLEKCNLAKMISKYVVLNESTKRLMVLRAYQMYAVEEVIHQALEIKQNGYVWHTTGSGKTITSYKVSQLLAENKSIYKVIFVVDRRDLDLQTNKEFNSFCDGCVNTTKHTGALIKNLTTEGKGKLVTTTIQKLSKAVKTAGDKAKLQKIKDKNIILIFDECHRSQFGEMHRTITDFFTNSLSFGFTGTPIFADNSDGTRTTSDIFGKKLHEYVIKDAIADNNVLGFSVDYFGGAKLSTQTDKEVNKINTKEFLESDNRLNQIVDYIIKSYDRKTRNREFNAMFTVSRGGVIHKYYDLFKKKDHDLKIATIFTFKANEDLSESEHSQDLLDKYIQDYNNMFETNFTSDDFKQYHADVSKRMKNREIDLLLVVDMFLTGFDSKFLNTLYVDKNLQYHGLLQAFSRTNRIFNKRKSQGNIVCFTNLKDNVDKSITLFSNPDALDHIILPPYETFVKWFNEGLERLFKLVETAAESLNLQSENDKKNFVLIFRDLIRNKNKLDIFTEFTWDDVKINEQEFNDFKSAYLDIYDEFKPHDNDGESVLDDIDFELELLRTDQINVDYILNLLADLDMNSPSFEHDKHRIISIMKEHENLRSKIDLIEKFINERLGNIDSKVTNVGEEFDNFMRYEKKQAMCEIVDEEHLNEGVAREVFELFEFSGKLDDDLIKQSFIDKLKFKERKNKVNTIKFKIMDLFERFNY
- a CDS encoding restriction endonuclease subunit S; its protein translation is MIVKKLEDIADVFSGVQISRFIDLNGNKIPIIKNKFINENILDYYNENISKSINKKYFSKKGDILISLSQPNTVSILKEEGFLIPMYFAVIRLNEGYDHSFIYHLISSESFHKKLHIFLEGGALKVIKVADLKKMKINIPNLEKQKGYGKFFDLIDEKNRLLENKKEYNKKIKEYLVQTQIKGE
- a CDS encoding DUF1002 domain-containing protein, with product MRKITVLLLGLVLIGMLIPTGFATEPNIVITYGETTYSNSNYKAFVDNFFVKQANVDIDNDVGIKTITADQVNQVSSGITGKYYNSNQILSSALVDLSVNSDLAVSVDKSKITTITGEMYLSALKSAGITNGHVYVTSPVQSTGESALAGIMNSYEDVTDVVIPYNVKEAANDEIYTQAEIINNSGVSGDELASLVSQVKDEVSKGNITDHNTIVNIINNYVENNNINITNNDIENLADSIEQVQNVQGDVNQYKNQLNEILGDNSTGGFSLDGLFDWIKSFINGI